The following proteins are co-located in the Methylomonas sp. 11b genome:
- a CDS encoding Rieske (2Fe-2S) protein, protein MSVKHQFTICPTQQLPELGKFSFKLLYRGTPRNAVLVRFQGEVYGYLNQCVHMPKALDCENSNIFDESGRYLQCSMHSICYDPVSGESLSEICLGKKLTALKVKEQDEWIYLVDKRAAITG, encoded by the coding sequence ATGTCGGTGAAACACCAATTTACCATCTGCCCCACGCAACAACTTCCCGAACTCGGCAAATTTTCGTTTAAGCTGCTCTATCGAGGCACGCCGCGTAACGCGGTTCTGGTGCGCTTTCAAGGAGAGGTTTACGGCTATCTAAACCAATGCGTGCACATGCCTAAGGCATTGGATTGTGAGAACAGCAACATTTTCGACGAATCGGGACGCTATTTGCAGTGTTCCATGCACAGCATTTGCTACGACCCAGTCAGCGGCGAGTCTTTAAGCGAAATTTGCCTGGGCAAAAAACTGACCGCGCTGAAAGTTAAAGAACAAGACGAATGGATTTACTTAGTGGATAAAAGAGCCGCGATTACCGGTTGA
- a CDS encoding CBS domain-containing protein: MRVAELMTTKVFTVEPHDLIDRVFFLIHYEKIRHLPVVEKGKLVGIVSDRDLYKALGPKSNSNAVEASKDNSQLHVVSQKVVHIMHRGVYTVTPETPASEAAAMMAEHRVGALPVVEKDKLVGILSATDILRVFAKLERAHEKLEQQIKEGAAHG; the protein is encoded by the coding sequence ATGCGCGTAGCAGAATTAATGACTACCAAGGTATTTACCGTCGAACCGCACGATCTGATTGATCGCGTGTTCTTTTTGATCCATTACGAAAAAATCCGTCATCTGCCCGTGGTTGAAAAAGGCAAATTGGTCGGCATCGTTTCCGACCGGGATTTATACAAGGCTCTGGGGCCAAAAAGTAATTCCAATGCGGTGGAGGCCAGTAAGGACAACAGTCAATTGCATGTGGTTTCGCAAAAAGTCGTGCACATCATGCACCGCGGCGTTTACACCGTTACCCCGGAAACTCCGGCGTCGGAAGCAGCGGCAATGATGGCGGAACACCGCGTCGGCGCTTTACCTGTGGTGGAAAAAGACAAACTGGTAGGCATATTGTCCGCCACCGATATTTTAAGGGTGTTCGCCAAGCTGGAGCGCGCGCACGAAAAGTTGGAACAACAGATCAAAGAAGGCGCCGCGCACGGCTAA
- a CDS encoding DUF45 domain-containing protein: MSIAVKVESKMPHLREKQHNKAFYKLCEYMEPDYHQLEFDMRLYLTYLDLGGTIY; this comes from the coding sequence TTGTCCATTGCCGTTAAAGTTGAGAGTAAAATGCCGCATCTGCGCGAGAAACAGCATAACAAGGCGTTTTACAAATTATGCGAGTACATGGAACCTGACTATCACCAATTGGAATTTGATATGCGGCTTTATCTGACCTATCTGGATTTAGGCGGGACGATTTATTGA
- a CDS encoding dsDNA nuclease domain-containing protein yields the protein MLDTVQPREQNGRDSFSRYRAQVRSAAIASLSILEGGNIDRVYCDFHDDFVIRMKTPEGYCYIFYQVKTKGKQNHLWTLNEVFGLKTRKKDQRSQTSDDIKNSFAGKLLLHTIAFHEFCDAVVFQTNVNSDDDIENLLEDIKAKKFENIFSKTLIDNFNLCYETELTEEDVKDRIAKFRIEADVQYLKQVDDNFEPLARNKIYTFSEVDLEYAEAKEILLKLLNLVESKSSGVIKEITFESVERLSGISIDDLLSILSISKDAYNSLIDGGDTKAIKNASIIQRTLLASGANNEAIEYCSRCKTKWDIWLRNNRHVLAEMDLNAIISEVRRVLVNENNHGSAISLFSLKIPIKNLILKLSENKILYDLNEDLVLGGVFSELVKGKS from the coding sequence ATGCTTGATACCGTACAACCGCGTGAACAAAATGGTAGGGATTCTTTTAGTCGCTACAGAGCTCAAGTTCGTTCGGCAGCTATAGCTTCTTTATCAATCTTAGAGGGTGGTAACATTGATAGGGTTTATTGTGATTTTCATGACGATTTTGTTATTCGAATGAAAACACCTGAAGGATATTGCTATATTTTTTATCAAGTTAAGACAAAGGGTAAACAAAATCATCTGTGGACACTTAATGAAGTTTTTGGATTAAAGACTAGAAAAAAAGATCAACGCAGCCAAACCTCTGATGATATTAAGAATAGCTTTGCTGGCAAGTTACTACTTCATACTATTGCTTTTCATGAGTTTTGCGATGCTGTTGTTTTCCAAACCAATGTTAATAGTGATGATGACATAGAAAATCTTCTCGAAGACATTAAGGCCAAAAAATTTGAAAATATTTTTTCGAAAACATTGATTGATAATTTTAATCTTTGCTATGAAACAGAGCTTACGGAAGAAGATGTTAAAGATAGAATAGCGAAATTTCGCATTGAAGCAGATGTTCAATATCTAAAACAGGTAGATGATAATTTTGAACCTTTAGCCAGGAACAAGATTTATACATTCAGTGAAGTAGATCTAGAATACGCTGAAGCAAAAGAAATATTATTAAAACTATTGAATCTTGTTGAAAGTAAATCCAGCGGAGTTATTAAAGAAATCACATTTGAATCTGTGGAAAGGCTTTCAGGAATATCAATAGACGACTTACTCTCTATTTTAAGCATATCTAAAGATGCATATAATAGCCTGATTGATGGCGGCGACACCAAAGCTATAAAAAACGCCTCAATCATACAAAGAACTTTATTAGCATCAGGGGCAAATAATGAAGCTATAGAATATTGCTCGCGATGCAAAACAAAATGGGATATATGGCTTAGGAATAACAGGCATGTTTTAGCAGAAATGGATTTGAATGCAATAATTAGTGAGGTCAGAAGAGTATTGGTTAATGAAAATAATCATGGAAGTGCAATAAGCTTATTTTCATTAAAAATTCCTATCAAAAACTTAATTTTAAAGTTAAGTGAAAACAAAATCTTATACGACCTAAATGAAGATCTTGTTTTGGGTGGTGTTTTTTCAGAGTTAGTGAAAGGAAAGTCATGA
- a CDS encoding ATP-binding protein, translating to MKLVSLQIFPSGQFGWKSDLLTFGKDITQLYGPNGCGKTPLVQTITYCLGYPSIFRNDIYDHCNYAILMVDTPKGILKIKRVYSKDVDIEVTDPNNNIQRFFDEKEYSLFFVRLVRL from the coding sequence ATGAAATTAGTTAGCCTGCAAATATTTCCATCTGGTCAGTTTGGCTGGAAGTCTGACTTGCTTACATTTGGGAAAGATATTACCCAATTGTATGGCCCAAACGGATGCGGGAAAACGCCTCTAGTGCAGACAATAACTTATTGTTTAGGATATCCAAGTATTTTTAGAAACGATATATATGATCATTGTAATTACGCGATATTGATGGTAGACACACCAAAAGGCATTCTTAAGATAAAAAGAGTCTACAGCAAAGATGTTGATATTGAAGTAACAGATCCAAACAATAACATACAGCGATTCTTTGATGAAAAAGAATATTCATTATTTTTTGTTCGATTGGTTAGGCTTTGA
- a CDS encoding retron St85 family RNA-directed DNA polymerase, translating into MSTNLRREITGSLGISDLQINRIITRSPYAYKTYSINKKSGGKRIISQPAKETKFIQRWLVENVFSKLPIHQSVTAYRAGSSIKKNASIHKNNKYFAKFDFKDFFTSIRSDDLIAHLNKYLSDKYSYEEIMDIARISCKKNKRSGKLFLTIGAPSSPIISNTVLFDFDTLLYSWCCQNNITYTRYADDLTFSTNEKESTKNIEKNIRSIIRAIEYPRLIINSKKTVHLSKKSQIRITGLIIDNNKNVSIGRKRKREISSLIHSFSLGALPNDEVYRLQGLLGFANDSEPQFLERMRSKYSSEKIDNILKIRKQ; encoded by the coding sequence ATGAGCACTAATTTGAGGCGAGAAATAACAGGTTCACTAGGAATAAGTGACCTGCAGATTAACAGGATTATTACGCGGTCACCATATGCTTATAAAACATATTCAATTAACAAGAAAAGCGGTGGAAAAAGAATTATTTCGCAGCCCGCAAAAGAGACAAAATTCATCCAGAGATGGTTAGTGGAAAATGTTTTTTCAAAACTACCAATTCATCAGTCTGTAACAGCGTATAGAGCTGGATCTAGCATCAAGAAAAACGCGTCTATTCACAAAAATAACAAGTATTTTGCGAAATTTGATTTTAAAGATTTTTTTACTTCTATAAGATCTGATGACCTAATAGCGCATTTAAATAAATATTTATCCGATAAATACTCTTATGAAGAGATCATGGATATTGCAAGGATATCATGTAAGAAAAACAAGAGATCTGGAAAGCTTTTTCTTACCATTGGCGCCCCAAGCTCACCGATTATCTCCAATACCGTTTTGTTCGACTTTGACACTCTGCTGTATTCGTGGTGTTGTCAAAATAATATTACATACACAAGATACGCAGATGATCTTACATTTTCAACAAACGAAAAAGAATCAACAAAAAATATAGAGAAAAATATTAGATCTATTATTCGAGCTATTGAATACCCAAGATTAATAATTAACTCTAAAAAAACCGTGCACTTATCAAAAAAAAGCCAAATAAGAATAACGGGTCTAATTATTGATAATAATAAAAACGTATCTATTGGAAGAAAGAGAAAACGAGAAATAAGTAGCTTGATTCATAGTTTCTCTCTAGGCGCACTTCCGAATGACGAGGTTTACAGATTGCAAGGACTGCTTGGGTTCGCTAATGATTCGGAACCTCAGTTTTTAGAAAGAATGCGATCAAAATATAGCTCCGAGAAAATAGATAATATCCTTAAAATTAGGAAACAATAA
- a CDS encoding retron St85 family effector protein, translating into MQEDSSDFRAKLLSTIDFSKSRVEFSETPIVLLCGGQVAPPKNNPDDPDPPVKSLRDAISRSHAKYEIFRPEEISSWDSDGIFKDLLAFETDLANICSLVVIILESAGSLVELGAFTQIVDVNKRVIAIRSSEFDNEKSFINLGILRCISERNESGVKSYPWEIRCPHSITDEVVCDVIVDIEKELDKQKKSEVLRFEKSAHIFVLICEIIKYFAALKEHEVFDYLILIGISITKEQLKSKLFLLERFRIIIKKHYSDSIFYLHSSQGYHRLRICLNNGDYPDTFRISVECIDYYNSENLKHRHRLRVIKQVLGVSG; encoded by the coding sequence ATGCAAGAAGATTCTTCAGATTTCAGAGCGAAACTGCTGTCCACTATCGACTTCTCGAAGAGTAGGGTCGAGTTTTCAGAAACTCCGATCGTACTTCTTTGCGGAGGTCAAGTTGCGCCCCCCAAAAATAATCCAGATGATCCAGATCCACCTGTAAAGTCTCTTCGAGATGCAATTAGTCGTTCGCATGCTAAATATGAAATTTTTAGACCGGAAGAGATTTCGTCATGGGATTCCGATGGAATATTTAAAGATTTGTTGGCGTTTGAAACTGATTTGGCCAATATATGCTCTCTTGTAGTTATTATTCTTGAAAGTGCTGGTTCATTAGTCGAATTAGGGGCCTTTACTCAAATAGTTGATGTCAATAAAAGGGTAATCGCAATAAGGTCAAGTGAATTTGATAATGAGAAGTCCTTTATAAACCTAGGGATACTAAGGTGTATTTCTGAGCGCAACGAATCCGGCGTAAAAAGCTACCCATGGGAAATAAGATGCCCTCATTCTATAACTGATGAAGTGGTTTGTGATGTTATAGTTGATATAGAAAAGGAACTGGATAAACAAAAAAAATCAGAAGTATTAAGGTTTGAGAAATCAGCGCATATATTTGTTTTAATATGTGAAATTATTAAGTATTTCGCTGCGCTAAAAGAGCATGAGGTGTTTGATTATTTAATTTTAATTGGTATTTCAATAACAAAAGAGCAATTGAAATCAAAATTATTTCTTTTAGAAAGATTTCGAATAATCATAAAAAAACATTATAGTGACTCAATTTTTTATTTGCATAGCAGTCAGGGGTATCATAGGTTAAGGATCTGTCTAAATAATGGTGATTATCCAGATACATTCAGGATTTCGGTCGAATGTATAGATTATTACAATAGCGAAAATTTAAAGCACCGACATCGACTTAGAGTTATTAAGCAAGTTCTAGGAGTCAGTGGCTAA
- a CDS encoding transposase, with product MKLAYSNEFKIKVLKYLEKVGSVAKTAHEFGVHPSTIYGWKAIGVEGFSRHFASQSDAPIEDLQKRIRQLERENSVLREAAKLFLNNDEAWYI from the coding sequence ATGAAATTAGCCTATTCGAACGAATTCAAGATCAAAGTACTGAAGTACCTGGAAAAGGTTGGAAGTGTTGCGAAAACAGCGCATGAATTTGGTGTCCATCCATCGACGATTTATGGCTGGAAAGCTATTGGTGTAGAAGGGTTTAGCAGACATTTTGCGAGTCAGTCAGATGCGCCAATTGAAGACTTGCAAAAACGCATACGCCAACTTGAACGGGAAAACTCTGTACTTAGAGAGGCAGCAAAGCTTTTTTTGAATAATGATGAAGCTTGGTACATCTAG
- a CDS encoding helix-turn-helix domain-containing protein, with product MSLKTPIPERLKQARTRKDMTQQKLGELLGLDPNNASARMNQYERGKHSPDFTTIRRISEILDVPVAYFYCEDDVEAEIAEAVHHLDVEQKQHLLSFIEKLIQESKKS from the coding sequence ATGTCTTTAAAAACCCCGATACCCGAACGTCTAAAGCAGGCAAGAACCAGAAAAGACATGACGCAACAAAAACTTGGAGAGCTGTTGGGGCTTGACCCAAATAATGCAAGTGCCCGCATGAATCAATATGAGCGAGGCAAGCACAGTCCTGATTTCACTACAATTAGACGAATATCTGAAATTCTTGATGTACCCGTTGCATATTTTTATTGTGAAGACGATGTTGAGGCAGAAATTGCAGAAGCTGTTCACCATTTGGATGTCGAACAAAAACAGCACTTGCTTTCATTTATAGAAAAGCTAATCCAAGAATCAAAGAAAAGTTGA
- a CDS encoding YgjP-like metallopeptidase domain-containing protein, translating into MHSLKYLIGYPAETLEQVQETINNGKLTEILLKRYPVPHNIRTDKQLYDYTMGLKSRYLGKSQPLNRLVYDSKIKVIQHALGQHHFFTKVQGNKTKTVNEIKIASVFKNGPEEFLKMITTHELAHFREKEHNKSFYQLCRHIEPQYHQYEFDLRLYLTHLDLYGELYS; encoded by the coding sequence ATGCATTCATTAAAGTATCTAATTGGCTATCCAGCAGAAACCCTCGAACAAGTACAAGAAACAATCAACAATGGTAAATTAACGGAAATTCTTCTCAAGAGATACCCTGTGCCTCACAATATACGCACGGACAAGCAACTATATGATTACACAATGGGTCTTAAGAGTCGATATTTAGGAAAATCACAGCCGCTTAATCGCCTAGTTTATGACTCGAAAATAAAAGTTATCCAACATGCATTAGGGCAGCACCATTTTTTTACTAAAGTCCAAGGCAATAAAACTAAAACGGTAAATGAGATTAAAATCGCAAGTGTGTTTAAAAATGGACCAGAAGAATTTTTGAAAATGATAACAACCCATGAGCTTGCCCATTTTCGTGAGAAAGAGCACAACAAAAGCTTTTATCAACTGTGCCGACATATAGAGCCGCAATATCATCAGTATGAATTCGATTTGCGCCTGTATTTAACTCACCTTGACTTGTATGGAGAGCTTTACTCGTAA